Proteins found in one Paenibacillus sp. FSL R10-2782 genomic segment:
- a CDS encoding MFS transporter, with amino-acid sequence MIRRSFYYLWGSQTISNVADIIYMLSVVVLVFSSSNSLMTTILIPLFRLSAQVLSGLVAPIVLGRFRLTRILLFSQFGQFVIFSLLLLYLWIVPEQRSFLFIFVMVFGMSFLDGWTNPSRNALVPRLATGEGLMRANGMVAVSDQVVKCAGWALSGIIVAWLGSLNTLVIASCCYLVAVTVTAFIRDPLDQKELTPESSASSENSVETANQKEKGSHWKELGEGWQIIWHNRRIRSLMIVDSVDTIGGTSWLGVFILAYVTQVLHQDASWWGFMNASFFSGTILGGLLVVGLVKRLQRNSFLYMLGALLVYVLITVVFALNTIPVAALVLFAVSGLPVQMAGIIRRTLLQTSAPAAQLPKVMAGIDVLTNLAFGLSLLFLGWYADRFGMVQVYLLAAAMTTLAVLIGWFYRRDFQESEQIDHPTATSAGI; translated from the coding sequence TTGATCAGGCGCTCTTTTTATTACCTGTGGGGGTCTCAGACGATCTCCAACGTAGCAGATATCATCTACATGTTGAGTGTAGTGGTATTGGTGTTCAGCTCAAGTAATTCTTTAATGACGACTATTTTGATTCCGCTTTTCCGATTGTCTGCCCAAGTGCTAAGCGGGCTCGTTGCACCGATAGTCCTCGGCCGATTTCGACTAACGCGTATTTTGCTATTTTCCCAATTTGGACAGTTTGTCATCTTTTCGCTGTTGCTGCTTTATTTGTGGATCGTACCTGAGCAAAGGTCATTTCTGTTTATTTTTGTGATGGTGTTCGGTATGTCTTTTCTGGATGGCTGGACCAATCCTTCACGTAATGCACTAGTACCTCGTTTGGCCACTGGCGAAGGGCTGATGCGGGCGAACGGTATGGTGGCAGTCAGTGATCAAGTGGTCAAATGCGCAGGTTGGGCGTTAAGTGGAATCATTGTGGCTTGGCTGGGTTCCCTCAATACGCTTGTGATCGCATCATGTTGTTACCTCGTCGCTGTAACCGTTACAGCCTTCATCCGTGATCCGCTGGATCAAAAGGAATTAACCCCCGAATCTTCAGCATCCTCAGAAAATTCAGTAGAAACCGCAAACCAAAAGGAAAAAGGCTCCCATTGGAAAGAGCTTGGAGAAGGCTGGCAGATCATTTGGCATAACCGCCGCATTCGTTCTTTGATGATCGTGGATAGTGTGGACACCATTGGAGGAACCTCCTGGCTTGGCGTATTTATTCTGGCGTATGTTACTCAGGTGCTGCATCAGGATGCAAGCTGGTGGGGCTTTATGAATGCCTCCTTTTTCTCGGGTACGATTCTGGGCGGACTGCTTGTCGTTGGCTTGGTCAAGCGGCTGCAAAGAAACAGCTTTCTGTACATGCTGGGAGCGTTGCTCGTATATGTGCTGATTACGGTGGTGTTTGCGCTCAATACGATCCCGGTCGCTGCGCTTGTTCTTTTTGCTGTATCTGGCTTACCGGTTCAAATGGCAGGAATTATTCGCCGTACCTTGCTGCAAACGAGTGCACCGGCCGCTCAGCTCCCTAAAGTGATGGCGGGTATTGATGTGCTTACGAATCTCGCTTTCGGACTGTCCTTGTTATTCCTGGGGTGGTACGCAGACCGTTTCGGCATGGTGCAGGTGTATTTACTGGCTGCGGCTATGACAACCCTTGCCGTTCTGATCGGCTGGTTCTATCGCCGTGATTTTCAGGAAAGTGAGCAAATCGATCATCCAACCGCTACAAGCGCTGGCATTTAA
- a CDS encoding TIGR00730 family Rossman fold protein: MKSIAVFCGSSDGASAIYREHAIALGKALAAQEISLVYGGASVGLMGAVADAVLHAGGNVIGVLPHFLQSREIAHNSLSELIIVDSMHERKSKMAEIADGFIALPGGPGTMEEYFEVFTWAQLGLHEKPCGLLNINHYYDPLISLFDRMAEEQFMQQKYRAMVLTDTTPQGILRQFTNYIPPAVKTYITSKQT; encoded by the coding sequence ATGAAAAGCATTGCTGTTTTCTGCGGTTCCAGTGATGGAGCGTCTGCGATTTATCGAGAGCATGCTATTGCTCTGGGCAAGGCACTTGCCGCACAAGAGATAAGCCTGGTTTATGGAGGAGCAAGCGTTGGTTTAATGGGTGCAGTAGCTGATGCGGTACTTCATGCAGGAGGTAACGTCATCGGTGTGCTCCCTCACTTTTTGCAAAGCCGTGAAATTGCGCATAATAGCCTGAGCGAACTAATCATTGTTGATTCAATGCATGAACGAAAATCTAAAATGGCAGAGATTGCGGACGGGTTTATTGCTTTACCAGGTGGCCCAGGAACGATGGAAGAATATTTTGAAGTTTTTACATGGGCACAATTAGGCTTGCACGAAAAGCCATGTGGTCTTTTAAACATTAACCATTATTACGATCCTCTTATTTCCTTGTTTGATCGTATGGCTGAGGAACAATTTATGCAACAAAAATATCGTGCGATGGTACTTACGGATACTACTCCGCAAGGAATCCTACGGCAATTTACCAATTACATTCCTCCTGCCGTCAAAACATATATCACGAGCAAACAGACCTGA
- a CDS encoding MazG-like family protein, whose translation MDINDFQQWVKQYYQERSWSDLDIFVRIGFLAEETGEVARAIRALEIGRDRPDEMDGSFEDNKKHLTEELGDVLGNLIVIANKYDITLEDIFRTHQQKLAKRYS comes from the coding sequence ATGGATATTAATGATTTTCAACAATGGGTAAAGCAGTATTACCAGGAGAGAAGCTGGTCGGATTTAGATATATTCGTCCGAATTGGTTTCTTGGCAGAAGAAACTGGAGAGGTTGCGAGAGCCATTCGCGCCCTGGAAATCGGCAGAGACCGTCCCGATGAAATGGATGGTTCATTCGAGGATAACAAGAAACATTTAACTGAAGAACTTGGAGACGTACTGGGTAATCTTATCGTAATCGCCAACAAGTATGATATCACCTTGGAAGACATATTTCGGACACACCAGCAAAAACTTGCAAAGAGATATTCATAA
- a CDS encoding ABC transporter ATP-binding protein — protein MSAKETWRRLLTYVGQYKKTAFWVIVSAILSVLASLIGPYMIGQAIDHMVDKGVVDFRGIAHILAGLGMVYAVGSLFSWLLTYLTNRIAYQTVNDMRRELFDHFNILPLSFHDNHPQGDSISRFVNDMDAVSDGLLQGFSTLITGIITIIGSIVLMLYISPIMTLVVLVSAPVTYGVARFITTRSQRMFREQAQILGSLNGYVEEMIGGQRVVTAFHYENRSFDEFAAKNDQLYQAGVKSQFYGSLSNPSTRLVNNMTFSVTAMIGCISIILGVISVGGLSSFLIYTNLFAKPFNEITGVLTQFQAATASAQRIFAILDSPSEQPEKSNAVHLERSKGTILFDHVKFSYTPERTLITDFSLEVKPGTRVAIVGQTGAGKTTLVNLLMRFYDVDSGSISIDGVNINDMSRDSLRTNFGMVLQDTWLFSGTIRDNIAYGKPEATEEKVIAAAKAANAHSFIKRLPHGYDTVISGSGDSLSQGQKQLLTIARVILVDPPMLILDEATSSIDTLTEARIQKAFMKMIAGRTSFVIAHRLSTIREADLILYMKNGDVVESGTHEGLLASGGHYASLYNSQFTTA, from the coding sequence ATGAGCGCCAAGGAAACCTGGAGAAGATTGTTAACCTATGTGGGTCAATATAAAAAAACAGCGTTTTGGGTCATTGTCAGCGCAATTCTCAGCGTGCTTGCCAGTCTGATAGGTCCCTATATGATCGGTCAGGCCATCGACCATATGGTGGATAAGGGAGTAGTGGATTTTAGAGGAATTGCGCATATTCTTGCCGGATTAGGCATGGTGTATGCCGTAGGCAGCTTGTTTAGCTGGCTGCTCACCTATTTGACGAACCGTATTGCTTATCAGACGGTCAATGATATGCGGCGAGAGTTATTTGATCATTTTAATATCCTGCCATTAAGCTTTCATGACAATCACCCGCAAGGTGACAGTATCAGCCGTTTTGTGAACGATATGGATGCCGTGTCGGATGGGCTACTTCAAGGTTTTTCCACCTTGATAACTGGGATTATTACGATTATAGGCTCGATTGTGCTCATGCTGTATATCAGTCCGATCATGACGCTGGTCGTGCTGGTGTCAGCCCCGGTTACGTATGGCGTGGCACGGTTCATTACCACACGATCCCAGCGCATGTTCCGCGAACAGGCCCAAATTTTAGGAAGTCTGAATGGTTATGTGGAGGAAATGATTGGCGGACAACGGGTGGTTACAGCCTTTCATTATGAAAACCGTTCTTTTGACGAATTCGCCGCCAAAAATGACCAACTGTATCAAGCCGGGGTAAAATCACAGTTTTATGGATCATTGTCCAATCCCTCCACCCGTCTAGTGAACAACATGACCTTCTCGGTCACGGCGATGATCGGCTGTATATCCATCATTTTGGGTGTAATTTCGGTAGGCGGATTGTCAAGCTTTCTGATCTATACGAACCTGTTCGCCAAGCCCTTTAATGAAATCACAGGGGTGCTAACTCAGTTCCAAGCGGCTACGGCTTCTGCCCAGCGCATATTCGCTATTTTGGACTCACCGTCTGAGCAGCCGGAAAAATCGAACGCCGTACATTTGGAACGCAGCAAAGGCACGATTCTTTTTGATCATGTCAAATTCTCCTATACCCCGGAGCGTACGCTCATTACGGACTTTAGTCTGGAGGTTAAGCCGGGTACCCGTGTTGCGATTGTCGGTCAAACCGGGGCAGGCAAAACAACGCTCGTCAACCTGCTCATGCGGTTCTATGATGTAGATAGCGGCTCGATATCCATCGACGGGGTCAATATCAATGACATGAGCCGGGACAGCTTGCGGACTAATTTTGGCATGGTACTCCAGGATACATGGCTGTTCAGCGGTACGATTCGGGACAATATCGCTTACGGAAAGCCGGAAGCAACGGAAGAAAAAGTGATCGCGGCTGCAAAGGCTGCCAATGCACATAGCTTCATCAAGCGTCTGCCTCATGGCTACGATACGGTCATCAGCGGTTCAGGCGACAGCCTGTCGCAAGGTCAAAAGCAGTTGCTCACCATCGCGCGGGTAATCCTCGTCGATCCACCTATGCTCATTCTAGATGAAGCGACCAGCAGTATAGACACCCTGACAGAAGCGCGTATTCAAAAGGCGTTTATGAAAATGATTGCCGGACGCACCAGCTTTGTGATCGCCCACAGACTATCGACCATCCGCGAAGCGGATCTGATTTTATACATGAAAAACGGCGATGTGGTCGAAAGCGGAACCCATGAGGGTCTGCTTGCAAGCGGGGGACATTATGCCTCGCTCTATAACAGCCAGTTCACTACGGCCTAG
- a CDS encoding ABC transporter ATP-binding protein, which translates to MLKFAVFLKPYKKESILGPLFKLIEAILELLLPTMVALMINHGVGKGDTHYVWQMGLLMLLMTVLGFGSSMVCQFYAARASQGFGTTLRNTMFKHISSFSYADLDKFGTPSLINRITNDVNQLQTAVAMLIRLVIRAPFICIGAIIMSMILDFRLALVLLAATPILALILYLVITKASPLYRQYQKKLDNIALVLSENLTGVRVIRAFAKRGAERVKFNSASDDLTQTAIRVGRISALLSPATLLVVNGAIIAILWVGGIHIQYGSLTQGEIIAFINYITQILLALIVVTNLIILFTKAATSAARIQEVLDTQASISDVAISEGQPVKDHTSSQKNVPVIAFDHVSFGYNQTGQLALSDVTIDIYPGETVGIIGGTGSGKSTFVNLIPRFYDAVEGRVQIEGIDVRQYKLEPLRQKIGIVPQKALLFTGTIADNIRWGHEHATDEEIARAAAIAQADEFIANLPEKYDAPIARGGLNLSGGQKQRLTIARAIVGNPQILILDDSSSALDFATDAALRKSLRENSSSMTVLLVSQRVSSVQHADKIIVFDEGRVVAVGTHEQLMSSSDVYQEINRSQLSTQEVDQ; encoded by the coding sequence TTGCTGAAATTTGCTGTTTTTTTGAAGCCTTATAAAAAGGAAAGTATTCTTGGGCCTCTGTTTAAACTGATTGAGGCGATTCTGGAATTGTTGCTGCCTACGATGGTAGCGCTAATGATCAATCATGGCGTTGGCAAAGGTGATACCCATTATGTTTGGCAGATGGGTCTTTTGATGTTGCTTATGACCGTGCTGGGCTTTGGCAGCTCAATGGTGTGCCAGTTCTACGCAGCCCGGGCCTCTCAAGGATTTGGAACGACGCTGCGCAATACGATGTTTAAGCACATTTCATCGTTCTCTTATGCCGATCTGGATAAGTTTGGTACACCCTCACTCATCAATCGGATCACGAACGATGTGAATCAACTCCAGACGGCTGTGGCGATGCTGATTCGTCTGGTCATTCGGGCTCCTTTTATTTGCATTGGGGCTATTATCATGTCGATGATCCTGGACTTTCGCCTCGCTTTGGTACTTTTGGCCGCTACGCCAATTCTGGCTTTGATCCTGTATCTGGTTATTACGAAGGCTTCGCCGTTGTACCGCCAGTATCAGAAAAAGCTAGACAACATCGCTCTTGTACTCAGCGAAAATCTAACAGGGGTAAGGGTCATACGGGCCTTTGCCAAAAGAGGAGCCGAACGAGTCAAGTTCAATTCAGCCTCGGATGACCTGACCCAAACCGCCATCCGTGTAGGGCGCATTTCCGCTTTGCTCAGCCCAGCCACCTTGCTGGTGGTCAACGGAGCCATTATTGCGATTCTGTGGGTCGGCGGCATTCATATTCAATATGGATCTCTTACGCAAGGGGAGATTATTGCTTTTATTAATTATATCACGCAGATTTTGCTGGCTCTCATCGTGGTGACCAATTTAATTATTCTGTTTACCAAAGCCGCAACCTCGGCAGCACGGATTCAGGAGGTTCTGGATACCCAAGCTTCGATCTCCGATGTTGCTATATCTGAAGGTCAGCCGGTTAAAGATCATACGTCCTCACAAAAAAACGTACCAGTTATCGCTTTTGATCACGTCTCCTTCGGATACAACCAAACGGGACAATTGGCGCTTAGCGATGTTACCATTGACATCTACCCCGGTGAAACGGTCGGTATCATCGGAGGAACGGGTTCGGGGAAATCTACGTTTGTGAATCTCATTCCCCGGTTCTATGACGCGGTGGAGGGGCGGGTTCAAATCGAAGGCATCGACGTTCGCCAGTATAAGCTTGAACCATTGCGGCAGAAAATCGGGATTGTTCCACAAAAGGCGCTGCTGTTCACCGGCACCATAGCGGATAATATTCGCTGGGGTCATGAACACGCCACCGATGAGGAGATCGCCCGAGCAGCAGCGATTGCGCAAGCGGATGAGTTCATTGCCAATCTGCCCGAAAAATACGATGCTCCGATTGCCCGAGGGGGCCTTAATCTGTCGGGAGGTCAAAAGCAACGTCTAACCATTGCCAGAGCTATTGTAGGGAATCCGCAAATCCTCATTTTGGATGATTCATCAAGTGCACTTGATTTTGCAACCGATGCCGCCTTGCGTAAATCGTTACGGGAAAATAGCAGCAGCATGACCGTCCTGCTTGTCTCGCAACGGGTCAGCAGCGTACAGCATGCTGATAAAATTATTGTGTTTGACGAAGGGCGGGTTGTCGCTGTCGGCACACACGAACAGTTGATGAGCAGTTCAGATGTATATCAGGAAATTAATCGTTCCCAGCTCTCAACGCAGGAGGTAGACCAATGA
- a CDS encoding LysR family transcriptional regulator, with translation MELRHLKYFLAIAEAGQITAAAKKLQIAQPPLSQQLMQLEEELGVKLVHRGPRSIHLTEAGIILQNRARQILELTDATTREINDFAKGMKGTLTIGTVSSSGAALMKDRLSEFHKTYAGVKFEIHEGNTFMILDLLKKGIVEVGIVRTPFNTTDLGCRYAASEPMVAVMTEEHDWNPDQKTIPLSDLKNRPLIVYRRFEQLIHDACMKHGFEPNFFCKNDDARTTLHWANEGLGIGMISRSALTLGSNNQLMVKEIMCEELHTRVAAVWLKDRYMSSLASRFIESFSQAPDGVTPQ, from the coding sequence ATGGAATTGAGACATCTCAAGTATTTTCTGGCAATTGCAGAGGCGGGACAAATCACTGCGGCAGCCAAAAAGTTGCAAATCGCACAGCCTCCCCTAAGTCAGCAACTCATGCAGCTTGAGGAAGAGCTGGGTGTAAAGCTCGTGCATCGAGGCCCGCGAAGCATTCATCTGACGGAGGCCGGAATCATTTTGCAGAACAGGGCCAGGCAGATTTTGGAGCTGACCGATGCCACGACGAGGGAAATAAATGATTTTGCCAAAGGTATGAAGGGAACGCTCACGATTGGAACTGTCTCTTCTTCCGGCGCAGCCCTGATGAAAGACAGGCTTTCCGAATTTCACAAAACCTATGCGGGCGTAAAATTTGAAATCCATGAGGGAAACACGTTCATGATCCTAGATCTGTTGAAAAAGGGGATCGTAGAGGTCGGTATCGTTAGAACGCCGTTCAACACTACCGATCTGGGGTGTAGATATGCAGCCTCCGAGCCGATGGTCGCGGTGATGACAGAAGAGCATGACTGGAACCCTGACCAGAAGACGATTCCGTTGTCTGACTTGAAGAACAGACCGCTCATCGTGTACCGCCGCTTTGAGCAATTGATCCACGACGCCTGCATGAAGCACGGCTTTGAGCCGAATTTCTTTTGCAAAAACGATGATGCCCGCACTACGCTTCATTGGGCTAATGAAGGACTGGGTATCGGTATGATTTCACGGTCCGCACTGACTCTGGGCAGCAATAACCAGTTAATGGTGAAGGAAATTATGTGTGAAGAACTGCATACTCGTGTGGCGGCTGTCTGGCTCAAGGATCGTTACATGTCTTCTCTGGCCTCCCGATTTATCGAAAGCTTTAGCCAGGCACCCGATGGAGTCACTCCACAATAG
- a CDS encoding DUF1934 domain-containing protein: MEFEHMPHNAKVQIRLHSHHDGEDVVQELPGEAIVRGKHLYIRYDEPQEGPEGGTTRNTVKIGPDELKLIRHGEVQSEQSFALGRRLPGFYRSPYLSLNMSAHTQKLDIRMDGFTGQVSWTYDLYVFEDFSGHFAISLHIQEEQQS, from the coding sequence ATGGAGTTTGAACACATGCCACATAATGCAAAGGTCCAAATCCGTCTTCATAGTCATCACGACGGAGAAGATGTGGTGCAGGAGCTTCCCGGAGAAGCCATCGTGCGTGGGAAGCATCTATATATAAGGTACGATGAACCCCAAGAGGGACCTGAGGGCGGAACGACACGGAACACGGTCAAAATCGGACCGGATGAGTTGAAGCTGATTCGTCATGGCGAGGTGCAATCGGAGCAGTCATTTGCGCTGGGACGAAGATTGCCGGGATTTTACCGATCGCCTTATTTAAGCCTGAACATGTCTGCGCATACGCAGAAGCTCGATATTCGAATGGACGGATTTACCGGACAGGTGAGCTGGACTTATGATCTGTACGTATTTGAGGATTTCTCGGGGCATTTTGCCATCAGTTTGCATATACAGGAGGAGCAACAATCATGA
- the argS gene encoding arginine--tRNA ligase yields the protein MTSNPLELINQKVTSAIEAAVLAAGIVSREELPTITLEVPKDKSHGDLATNAAMQLTRIAKKNPRQIAEDLIANMDLAAASIESAEIAGPGFINFRLNKGYLYAVIKQVQEQGADYGRIQEGAGKKVQIEFVSANPTGSLHLGHARGAAVGDALCNVLDFAGYKVTREYYINDAGNQIYNMSRSIEARYLQELGQPAEMPEDGYHGEDIIGFAKELVAEKGDSLLSLTPGDRAAYFRDYGLEKELNKIKRDLELFRVPFDSWFSETSLYENGEVLKALNELRDREEIYEKDGATWLNTTKYGDDKDRVLIKNDGTYTYLTPDIAYHRDKYARGYDTIINIWGADHHGYIPRMKAAMEALGNDPDKLKVLIAQMVSLFQNGEKVKMSKRTGKAVTMEDLMEEVGVDAIRYFFTMRSMDSHLDFDMDLAISTSNENPVFYVQYAHARACSVYRQAEEQGIAVLPLAEVDLSKLTAEHEYDLLRKIGELPEEISVAAASFAPHRMIRYVYELASLFHSYYKAERVITEDAAQTQARLALFGAVRTTIANVLKLVGVSAPERM from the coding sequence ATGACAAGCAATCCACTGGAACTCATTAATCAAAAGGTGACCTCAGCTATCGAGGCGGCGGTACTGGCTGCTGGAATCGTGAGCCGCGAAGAGCTGCCGACGATCACGCTGGAGGTGCCGAAGGACAAGTCGCACGGTGATTTGGCTACGAACGCGGCGATGCAGCTCACCCGCATTGCGAAGAAAAACCCGCGTCAAATTGCAGAAGATTTGATCGCAAATATGGACTTGGCTGCCGCTTCAATTGAAAGCGCGGAAATTGCCGGACCGGGCTTTATTAACTTCCGTCTGAACAAGGGCTACCTTTATGCTGTCATTAAACAAGTGCAGGAGCAGGGAGCGGATTACGGACGTATACAGGAAGGTGCAGGCAAAAAGGTACAAATCGAGTTCGTCAGTGCGAATCCGACAGGTAGCCTGCACTTGGGCCATGCACGTGGTGCGGCAGTGGGGGATGCCCTCTGCAACGTGCTTGATTTTGCCGGATACAAGGTAACTCGTGAATACTACATTAATGATGCGGGCAACCAGATTTACAACATGAGCCGCTCGATTGAGGCCCGTTATTTGCAAGAGCTGGGACAGCCTGCGGAGATGCCGGAGGACGGGTATCACGGTGAGGACATCATCGGATTTGCCAAGGAACTGGTGGCCGAGAAGGGCGATTCCCTGTTGTCTTTGACACCAGGCGACCGCGCAGCTTATTTCCGTGACTACGGTCTGGAAAAGGAACTGAACAAGATCAAGCGCGATCTGGAGCTGTTCCGTGTACCTTTTGACTCCTGGTTCAGCGAAACATCGCTGTATGAGAACGGTGAAGTACTTAAAGCGCTGAATGAGCTGCGTGACCGTGAGGAGATTTATGAGAAGGACGGAGCCACATGGCTGAACACAACCAAGTACGGCGACGATAAAGACCGTGTCTTGATCAAAAATGACGGTACATACACGTACCTGACCCCGGATATCGCTTACCATCGCGACAAATATGCCCGTGGGTATGACACAATCATCAACATTTGGGGAGCGGATCACCACGGCTACATTCCACGGATGAAAGCAGCTATGGAAGCACTGGGCAACGACCCGGATAAGCTCAAAGTGCTGATTGCCCAAATGGTCAGCCTGTTCCAAAATGGGGAAAAGGTAAAAATGTCCAAGCGTACCGGTAAGGCCGTGACGATGGAAGACCTGATGGAAGAAGTGGGCGTGGACGCGATCCGTTACTTCTTCACGATGCGCAGCATGGATTCGCATCTGGATTTTGACATGGATTTGGCGATTTCCACTTCTAATGAAAATCCGGTATTCTACGTGCAGTATGCCCACGCGCGGGCGTGCAGCGTATACCGTCAAGCTGAGGAGCAGGGCATTGCGGTACTGCCGTTGGCAGAGGTTGATCTGTCCAAGCTGACGGCTGAGCATGAATACGACCTGTTGCGCAAAATCGGCGAGCTTCCGGAGGAAATATCGGTAGCGGCTGCGAGCTTTGCGCCACACCGTATGATTCGTTACGTCTACGAGCTGGCATCGCTGTTCCACAGCTACTATAAAGCAGAACGTGTGATCACTGAGGATGCCGCTCAAACGCAGGCCCGCTTGGCACTGTTTGGCGCGGTGCGCACCACCATTGCCAATGTGCTGAAGCTGGTAGGCGTGTCTGCACCGGAACGCATGTAA
- a CDS encoding LysR family transcriptional regulator — MNLSLLKLHIVELLNKHHKITTVAELLGLKQPTITFHMRNLERDLGVKLFDTRMGKIILTDAGYALLHYAGKINALAAEAERVVCEFDTLQRGSIRIGASYVPATYVLPAVLHRFAREHPGIHIALSVKTAPVIKDMLARHEIDLGVISTEPFQVPSLVSESLGEDELVLICAPDHPLASETDLTPERIASSSFVLHGKDSSTRQMTDKWLEHGGRRLPSYLELDSLEAIKQAVMLGEHVSFVSRIAVQSEVERGMLVIRPIPGQRVERYIYMVSNKDRHRSALIRQFAEYLSGNQE; from the coding sequence GTGAATTTAAGTCTTCTGAAGCTGCATATTGTAGAGTTGCTGAACAAGCATCATAAAATTACCACAGTAGCTGAGCTTCTCGGTCTGAAACAACCGACCATCACCTTTCATATGAGAAACCTGGAGCGGGATTTGGGGGTGAAGCTGTTCGACACGCGTATGGGCAAAATCATCCTGACGGATGCTGGGTACGCGCTGCTCCACTATGCCGGCAAGATTAATGCGCTCGCCGCCGAGGCGGAGCGGGTTGTCTGCGAGTTCGACACACTCCAGCGGGGGAGCATTCGAATCGGCGCAAGCTATGTACCAGCTACCTATGTGCTTCCTGCGGTGCTGCACCGTTTTGCCCGGGAACATCCGGGAATTCATATTGCCTTGTCCGTGAAAACTGCTCCGGTGATCAAGGACATGCTTGCCCGTCACGAAATCGACCTTGGCGTTATTTCAACAGAGCCGTTTCAAGTGCCCTCACTGGTATCGGAATCCTTGGGCGAGGATGAGCTGGTACTGATCTGCGCACCGGATCACCCGCTCGCAAGCGAAACCGATTTAACACCTGAGCGAATCGCTTCTTCCTCTTTCGTGCTGCACGGCAAGGATTCCAGCACACGCCAAATGACAGACAAATGGCTGGAGCATGGCGGACGCCGCCTCCCCTCCTATTTGGAGCTGGATTCGCTGGAGGCGATCAAGCAGGCGGTCATGCTGGGAGAACACGTCTCTTTCGTCTCCCGCATAGCTGTGCAGTCTGAGGTTGAACGCGGGATGCTCGTCATACGGCCTATTCCGGGCCAACGTGTAGAGCGGTACATTTATATGGTTAGCAATAAGGACCGCCACCGCTCCGCTCTAATCCGCCAATTTGCTGAATATTTGTCAGGGAACCAAGAATAA
- a CDS encoding ABC transporter ATP-binding protein encodes MNQDLYIHGLSKTFGHMTALHETNLVVRRGQFTTLLGPSGCGKTTLLRMIAGLEMPDTGTITLGEEVLFSAERKKDIPAHLRHFGMVFQDFALWPHMTVFENVAFGLRAVKQAKGVGSGSVRGKELRAAVLEALDKVRLSGMEDRYPHQLSGGQQQRVAFARAVAIRPRLVLFDEPLSALDAVLREEMRIEMLSLVRDLGLTALYVTHDQIEAMSMSDEVVVMRSGHILQTGTPEIIYSRPSHPEVARFIGKSNWLEPERTLFRPEHVRWEQNQVDQHSFTVEIRHVSYVGDRYEIRILAENGELWTAYHSTRLPIGEQKQIWVSPQHIHQLDS; translated from the coding sequence ATGAATCAGGATCTATATATTCACGGTTTGAGTAAAACCTTCGGTCATATGACCGCATTGCACGAGACGAATCTGGTCGTACGACGGGGACAATTCACGACACTCCTCGGTCCGTCCGGCTGCGGGAAAACAACGCTTCTACGCATGATTGCAGGGCTGGAAATGCCGGATACCGGCACGATCACGTTGGGGGAGGAAGTTCTTTTTTCGGCAGAACGCAAAAAGGATATTCCCGCTCATCTCCGTCATTTCGGCATGGTGTTTCAGGATTTCGCGCTGTGGCCGCATATGACGGTGTTTGAAAATGTGGCCTTCGGGCTGCGTGCGGTCAAGCAGGCCAAAGGCGTCGGCTCTGGCAGCGTGCGTGGCAAGGAACTGCGAGCGGCGGTGCTGGAGGCGCTGGACAAGGTCAGACTGTCGGGGATGGAGGATCGATATCCTCATCAGCTATCTGGTGGCCAGCAGCAGCGAGTCGCTTTTGCCCGCGCGGTCGCCATCCGACCCAGGCTCGTCTTATTCGATGAGCCGCTCAGTGCACTGGATGCGGTGCTTCGCGAGGAGATGCGCATCGAAATGCTGTCGCTGGTGCGGGATCTGGGGCTGACCGCTCTGTACGTCACCCATGATCAGATTGAGGCTATGTCGATGTCCGATGAAGTGGTCGTCATGAGAAGCGGACATATTTTGCAGACCGGAACACCCGAAATCATCTACAGTCGTCCATCTCATCCAGAGGTGGCGAGGTTCATCGGCAAGTCGAACTGGCTGGAGCCGGAGCGGACGCTATTCCGTCCCGAGCATGTTCGCTGGGAACAGAATCAAGTGGATCAGCATTCTTTTACAGTAGAGATTCGGCATGTCAGCTATGTTGGAGATCGTTATGAAATCCGCATATTGGCGGAGAACGGCGAGCTGTGGACTGCGTATCATTCCACCCGCTTGCCTATCGGAGAACAAAAGCAAATTTGGGTATCACCGCAACACATCCACCAACTCGATTCATAG